Proteins encoded within one genomic window of Streptomyces kaniharaensis:
- a CDS encoding ABC-F family ATP-binding cassette domain-containing protein, whose amino-acid sequence MISTNALELRAGARILIESASFKVAAGDRIGLVGRNGAGKTTLTKVLAGEGLPAAGTVTRSGEVGYLPQDPRTGDLDVLAKDRILSARGLDTVLKKMRENEDRMANGKGATRDQAMKKYARLETEFLTKGGYAAEAEAATIAAALGLPDRILAQPLHTLSGGQRRRVELARILFSDSDVLLLDEPTNHLDADSIAWLRDFLKTYKGGFIVISHDVDLVETVVNKVFYLDANRSRIDVYNMGWKQYQQQREDDEKRRKRERANAEKKAATLNAQADKMRAKATKTVAAQNMARRAEKLLSGLEQARQSDRVAKLRFPDPAPCGKTPLTASDLSKSYGSLEIFAGVDLAIDRGSRVVVLGLNGAGKTTLLRMLAGVEQPDTGEVIPGHGLKIGYYAQEHETLDPDRTVLENMRSAAPDTDLVQIRKILGSFLFSGDDVEKPAGVLSGGEKTRLALATLVVSSANVLLLDEPTNNLDPASREEILGALREFAGAVVLVTHDEGAVDALQPERIILLPDGVEDLWSPAYADLVSLA is encoded by the coding sequence ATGATTTCCACCAACGCCCTAGAGCTGCGCGCCGGTGCCCGCATTCTGATCGAGTCCGCGAGCTTCAAGGTCGCCGCCGGTGACCGGATCGGCCTGGTCGGGCGCAACGGCGCCGGCAAGACCACCCTCACCAAGGTGCTGGCCGGCGAGGGCCTGCCCGCCGCCGGCACGGTGACCCGCTCGGGCGAGGTCGGCTACCTCCCGCAGGACCCGCGCACCGGCGACCTCGACGTCCTCGCCAAGGACCGCATCCTCTCCGCGCGCGGCCTCGACACCGTGCTGAAGAAGATGCGCGAGAACGAGGACCGGATGGCCAACGGCAAGGGCGCCACCCGGGACCAGGCGATGAAGAAGTACGCCCGCCTGGAGACCGAGTTCCTCACCAAGGGCGGCTACGCCGCCGAGGCCGAGGCCGCCACCATCGCCGCCGCCCTCGGCCTGCCGGACCGCATCCTCGCCCAGCCGCTGCACACCCTCTCCGGTGGTCAGCGCCGCCGCGTCGAGCTCGCCCGGATCCTGTTCTCCGACTCCGACGTGCTGCTGCTCGACGAGCCCACCAACCACCTGGACGCCGACTCGATCGCCTGGCTGCGGGACTTCCTGAAGACCTACAAGGGTGGCTTCATCGTCATCTCGCACGACGTCGACCTGGTCGAGACGGTCGTCAACAAGGTCTTCTACCTGGACGCCAACCGCTCCCGCATCGACGTCTACAACATGGGCTGGAAGCAGTACCAGCAGCAGCGCGAGGACGACGAGAAGCGCCGCAAGCGCGAGCGGGCCAACGCCGAGAAGAAGGCCGCGACCCTCAACGCCCAGGCCGACAAGATGCGTGCCAAGGCGACCAAGACGGTGGCCGCGCAGAACATGGCCCGCCGCGCCGAGAAGCTGCTCTCCGGGCTGGAGCAGGCGCGCCAGAGCGACAGGGTCGCCAAGCTGCGCTTCCCGGACCCGGCCCCCTGCGGCAAGACCCCGCTCACCGCGAGCGACCTGTCCAAGTCCTACGGCTCGCTGGAGATCTTCGCGGGCGTCGACCTGGCGATCGACCGCGGCTCGCGCGTCGTCGTCCTCGGCCTCAACGGCGCCGGCAAGACCACCCTGCTGCGGATGCTCGCCGGGGTGGAGCAGCCGGACACCGGCGAGGTCATCCCGGGCCACGGCCTCAAGATCGGCTACTACGCCCAGGAGCACGAGACGCTCGACCCGGACCGCACGGTCCTGGAGAACATGCGCTCGGCCGCGCCGGACACCGACCTGGTCCAGATCCGCAAGATCCTGGGCTCGTTCCTGTTCTCCGGCGATGACGTGGAGAAGCCGGCAGGGGTGCTCTCCGGCGGTGAGAAGACCCGGCTCGCGCTGGCCACCCTGGTGGTCTCCAGCGCCAACGTGCTGCTGCTCGACGAGCCCACCAACAACCTGGACCCGGCCAGCCGCGAGGAGATCCTCGGTGCGCTGCGCGAGTTCGCCGGTGCGGTCGTGCTGGTCACCCACGACGAGGGCGCGGTCGACGCGCTCCAGCCGGAGCGGATCATCCTGCTGCCGGACGGCGTGGAGGACCTGTGGAGTCCGGCCTACGCCGACCTGGTCT
- a CDS encoding glycoside hydrolase family 26 protein has product MRFGRLTLAAAALLLLMATASVPAGTPLSRTEGQALSSDAFEPRGAAPRPAVQRPHHEPPFGAFVGSWDDHIPQIGQYAQWLGDANLQVGHTYLAGNSWADVEGEPVVLGMWSQWRLADPFRVLVLGVPMLVPSEANVPDGEVARLLGQGARGDFDRHFLKLAYRLVALGGADTVLTLGWEMNGVTYTHRCKPDPAAWKAYWRRIVTVMRSVPGQRFRFDFTPNRGLDAIPWTRCYPGDDVVDIIGMDSYDQPAGGTFDDYVREPYGLQDQVEFAARHGKPVSYPEWGLFRNGDNPEYVQRMVEWMRTHDTAYQTVTDYCPHGFFQCDRNPRSSARFRELMSGSKGASSTGPETAKPARP; this is encoded by the coding sequence ATGCGATTCGGCCGCCTGACGCTGGCCGCCGCCGCCCTGCTGTTGCTGATGGCCACCGCCAGCGTCCCGGCCGGGACGCCGCTCAGCCGGACGGAAGGGCAAGCCCTCTCCTCGGACGCCTTCGAGCCGCGCGGCGCCGCGCCCCGCCCGGCCGTCCAACGGCCCCACCACGAGCCGCCGTTCGGCGCCTTCGTCGGCTCCTGGGACGACCACATCCCGCAGATCGGCCAGTACGCGCAGTGGCTGGGCGACGCCAACCTCCAGGTCGGCCACACCTATCTGGCGGGCAACAGCTGGGCGGACGTCGAGGGCGAGCCGGTGGTGCTCGGCATGTGGTCGCAGTGGCGGCTGGCCGACCCGTTCCGGGTGCTCGTCCTCGGCGTGCCGATGCTGGTGCCCAGCGAGGCGAACGTGCCGGACGGCGAGGTCGCCAGGCTGCTCGGCCAGGGCGCGCGCGGCGACTTCGACCGGCACTTCCTCAAGCTCGCCTACCGGCTGGTCGCGCTCGGCGGCGCGGACACCGTGCTCACCCTCGGCTGGGAGATGAACGGCGTCACCTACACCCACCGCTGCAAGCCCGACCCGGCCGCCTGGAAGGCGTACTGGCGGCGGATCGTCACGGTGATGCGCTCGGTGCCCGGGCAGCGCTTCCGCTTCGACTTCACCCCGAACCGGGGGCTGGACGCCATCCCGTGGACCAGGTGCTACCCCGGCGACGACGTGGTCGACATCATCGGCATGGACAGCTACGACCAGCCGGCCGGGGGCACCTTCGACGACTACGTGCGCGAACCCTACGGGTTGCAGGACCAGGTGGAGTTCGCCGCCAGGCACGGCAAGCCCGTCTCGTACCCCGAGTGGGGACTGTTCCGGAACGGGGACAACCCGGAGTACGTGCAGCGGATGGTCGAGTGGATGCGCACCCACGACACCGCCTACCAGACCGTCACCGACTACTGCCCGCACGGGTTCTTCCAGTGCGACCGCAATCCGCGCTCCAGCGCCCGCTTCCGGGAGCTGATGTCGGGCTCGAAGGGCGCGTCCTCGACCGGCCCGGAGACGGCGAAGCCGGCCCGCCCGTAG